A part of Amycolatopsis lurida genomic DNA contains:
- a CDS encoding (2,3-dihydroxybenzoyl)adenylate synthase, whose amino-acid sequence MNTDHVPWPPETAARYRASGYWRGQTFGKLLTSLAEAYAERPAVIGENARWTFAELDERAHRLAAGFAGAGIRAGDRVVVQLPNVPEFASVVFGLWRAGALPVFALPAHRASELRHFAEQSEAAAILTVGEHERFGHAAMAHAVAAEIPSVRNVFVVGTEEFAVLEAATPRALPDPDPAGVAFLQLSGGSTGLPKLIPRTHDDYLYSVRESARICGLRPESVYLAALPVAHNFPLSSPGLLGALHAGAATVFAPRPDADTAFRLIEAEGVTITGLVPPLAAAWAQAAARTTRDLSSLDVLLVGGAKCARELAEKIGPALGCRLQQVFGMAEGLVCYTRLDDPDEYVLATQGRPISPDDEVRVVNPDDPLSTSDDVVAPGEVGALLTRGPYTIRGYYRATEHNKTAFTEDGFYRTGDLVRQHPSGHLEVVGRAKEQINRGGEKVAAEEVENHLMAHPGVLDAAVVAVPDPYLGERTCAYVVPAAGAEPAAAELRRFVRERGVAAFKVPDLVQVVPEFPVTGVGKTSKRELRAALAALAKEK is encoded by the coding sequence GTGAACACCGACCACGTGCCCTGGCCGCCCGAAACCGCCGCGCGCTACCGGGCTTCGGGATACTGGCGCGGTCAGACCTTCGGCAAGCTGCTGACCAGCCTCGCAGAGGCGTATGCCGAGCGTCCCGCCGTGATCGGCGAGAACGCCCGCTGGACCTTCGCCGAACTCGACGAGCGGGCGCACCGGCTCGCCGCCGGGTTCGCCGGTGCCGGGATCCGGGCGGGCGACCGGGTCGTGGTGCAACTGCCGAACGTGCCGGAGTTCGCGTCCGTCGTGTTCGGACTGTGGCGGGCGGGCGCGCTGCCGGTGTTCGCGCTGCCCGCGCACCGGGCGAGCGAGCTGCGGCACTTCGCCGAGCAGAGCGAGGCCGCGGCGATCCTGACCGTCGGCGAGCACGAGCGGTTCGGCCACGCGGCCATGGCGCACGCGGTCGCCGCCGAAATCCCTTCGGTGCGCAACGTCTTCGTTGTCGGCACGGAGGAATTCGCCGTGCTCGAAGCGGCGACTCCGCGCGCCCTGCCGGATCCGGACCCCGCCGGGGTCGCGTTCCTCCAGTTGTCCGGCGGAAGCACCGGACTGCCCAAGCTGATCCCGCGCACGCACGACGACTACCTCTACAGCGTCCGGGAGAGCGCCCGGATCTGCGGCCTGCGTCCGGAAAGCGTGTATCTGGCCGCGTTGCCGGTGGCGCACAACTTCCCGCTCAGCTCGCCCGGTCTGCTCGGGGCGCTGCACGCGGGCGCGGCCACGGTGTTCGCGCCGCGTCCCGACGCCGACACCGCGTTCCGGCTGATCGAGGCCGAAGGCGTGACGATCACCGGGCTCGTGCCGCCGCTGGCCGCCGCGTGGGCGCAGGCGGCCGCGCGGACCACCCGCGACCTGTCCTCTTTGGACGTCCTGCTGGTCGGCGGCGCCAAATGCGCGCGCGAGCTGGCCGAGAAGATCGGGCCCGCGCTGGGTTGCCGTCTGCAGCAGGTGTTCGGCATGGCCGAGGGACTGGTCTGCTACACCCGGCTCGACGATCCGGACGAGTACGTCCTTGCCACGCAGGGAAGGCCGATCTCGCCCGACGACGAGGTCCGCGTCGTGAATCCGGACGATCCTCTGTCCACTTCGGACGATGTGGTCGCACCGGGCGAGGTCGGCGCGCTGCTGACCCGTGGCCCGTACACGATCCGCGGTTACTACCGCGCGACCGAGCACAACAAGACCGCGTTCACCGAGGACGGCTTCTACCGCACCGGCGATCTCGTGCGGCAGCACCCGTCGGGACACCTCGAAGTCGTCGGCAGGGCCAAGGAACAGATCAACCGCGGCGGCGAGAAGGTGGCCGCTGAAGAGGTCGAGAACCACCTGATGGCCCACCCCGGTGTGCTCGACGCCGCCGTCGTCGCGGTGCCGGACCCGTATCTGGGCGAGCGCACCTGCGCCTACGTCGTCCCCGCTGCCGGTGCCGAGCCCGCCGCGGCGGAACTGCGCCGGTTCGTGCGCGAACGCGGCGTGGCGGCGTTCAAGGTGCCCGATCTGGTCCAGGTGGTGCCGGAGTTCCCGGTGACCGGGGTCGGCAAGACCAGCAAACGCGAGCTGCGGGCGGCGCTGGCCGCCTTGGCGAAGGAGAAGTGA
- a CDS encoding isochorismate synthase yields the protein MSSPAPARPRPVHQAADLLAAYLPGSFYYSSARGSLLADGVYSPVHAVPGKRARAAAEVLDAALVAGVTEPVVAGAIGFRPDAPSSLVVPAVVRRAGPPKASGPVAPLGGATWSVSPRPAPEVYTTAVAKALDEIRDGDLRKIVLARCLDVTGGDPIAVPRLLARLVHADPAAHAFAVDVSAPGDPAPRTLVGASPELLVSRRGRVVTANPLAGSRPRVADEAENARRIDDLLASEKDRAEHAHVAAQVAEVLGRFCDDLDVPAEPEVIGTPTMWHLSTRISGRLADPGDAGSSALGLAEALHPTPAVCGVPTALARDTIAALEPEDRGYYAGLVGWTDQDGDGEWVVTIRCAEVRDRTVRLFAGAGVVAGSDPAAELAETGAKFGTMLRALGLEGVA from the coding sequence GTGTCCTCACCTGCACCGGCCCGACCAAGGCCGGTCCACCAGGCGGCCGATCTGCTGGCGGCGTACCTGCCCGGATCGTTCTACTACTCGTCCGCTCGAGGATCGCTTCTCGCCGACGGGGTGTATTCCCCGGTCCACGCGGTGCCGGGCAAACGTGCCCGTGCCGCCGCCGAAGTCCTCGACGCCGCACTTGTGGCGGGAGTGACCGAACCCGTGGTGGCCGGGGCCATCGGCTTCCGGCCCGACGCGCCGAGCAGCCTGGTGGTACCCGCCGTGGTGCGCCGGGCAGGACCACCGAAGGCGAGTGGTCCGGTCGCCCCGCTCGGCGGTGCGACCTGGTCGGTGTCGCCGCGACCCGCGCCGGAGGTCTACACCACCGCGGTCGCCAAGGCGCTGGACGAGATCCGCGACGGTGACCTGCGCAAGATCGTGCTGGCCCGCTGCCTCGACGTCACCGGTGGCGACCCCATCGCCGTGCCGCGGCTGCTGGCCCGTCTCGTCCACGCGGACCCGGCGGCCCACGCGTTCGCGGTCGACGTCAGCGCGCCGGGAGACCCCGCGCCACGCACCCTGGTCGGTGCGAGCCCGGAACTGCTGGTCTCCCGCCGCGGCCGGGTGGTGACGGCGAACCCGCTGGCCGGATCACGGCCGCGGGTGGCCGACGAGGCCGAAAACGCCCGCCGGATCGACGATCTGCTGGCGTCCGAAAAGGACCGTGCCGAACACGCCCACGTCGCCGCCCAGGTGGCCGAGGTGCTGGGCCGGTTCTGCGACGACCTCGACGTCCCCGCCGAGCCCGAGGTGATCGGCACCCCCACGATGTGGCACCTGTCGACCAGGATCAGTGGACGGCTCGCCGACCCGGGCGACGCCGGTTCGTCCGCGCTCGGGCTGGCGGAAGCACTGCATCCGACACCCGCCGTCTGCGGCGTCCCGACCGCGCTCGCCCGCGACACCATCGCCGCGCTCGAACCCGAGGATCGCGGCTATTACGCGGGTCTCGTCGGCTGGACCGACCAGGACGGGGACGGCGAATGGGTCGTCACCATCCGCTGCGCCGAGGTCCGCGACCGCACCGTGCGGTTGTTCGCCGGAGCGGGCGTGGTGGCGGGTTCCGACCCGGCGGCGGAACTCGCCGAGACCGGCGCGAAGTTCGGCACCATGCTGCGGGCACTCGGGCTGGAGGGCGTGGCGTGA
- a CDS encoding 2,3-dihydro-2,3-dihydroxybenzoate dehydrogenase, translating to MEGIEGRVALVTGGARGIGAAVVDALAGAGAVVAAVDLAESAPRDGVTPFVADVGDPAAVARVVDEVERELGPIGIGASVAGVLKPGSVCDTSDEDWAATFAVNSTGVFTVLREISRRMVPRRNGVLVTVGSNAAGVPRSGMAAYAASKAAATMLTRCLGLELAGSGIRCNIVSPGSTDTEMQRLLWTDENGADRVIAGNPEQYRVGIPLGRMAEPADIADAVLFLASDRARHITMQNLYVDGGATLRA from the coding sequence GTGGAGGGGATCGAGGGCAGGGTCGCGCTCGTCACCGGAGGCGCGCGCGGGATCGGGGCGGCCGTCGTGGACGCGCTCGCCGGGGCGGGCGCGGTCGTGGCGGCGGTGGATCTGGCGGAAAGCGCTCCCCGGGACGGAGTGACGCCGTTCGTCGCGGACGTCGGGGATCCCGCCGCCGTCGCGCGGGTCGTCGACGAGGTCGAACGCGAACTCGGGCCGATCGGGATCGGGGCGTCCGTCGCGGGTGTGCTGAAGCCGGGGTCCGTCTGCGACACGAGCGACGAAGACTGGGCGGCGACCTTCGCGGTCAACTCCACGGGTGTCTTCACCGTGCTTCGCGAGATCTCACGCCGGATGGTGCCTCGCCGGAACGGGGTGCTGGTGACCGTCGGGTCGAACGCGGCCGGAGTCCCGCGCAGCGGGATGGCCGCGTACGCCGCGTCGAAGGCGGCCGCGACGATGCTGACCCGCTGCCTCGGACTCGAACTCGCCGGCTCCGGCATCCGCTGCAACATCGTCTCCCCCGGCTCGACCGACACCGAGATGCAACGTCTACTGTGGACGGACGAGAACGGCGCGGACCGTGTCATCGCGGGAAATCCGGAGCAATACCGTGTCGGCATACCACTGGGCCGGATGGCCGAACCGGCCGATATCGCCGACGCCGTCCTGTTCTTGGCTTCCGACCGCGCGCGGCATATCACGATGCAGAACCTGTACGTCGACGGCGGGGCCACGCTCCGCGCGTGA
- a CDS encoding GerMN domain-containing protein, which produces MRKNWLSALLIVSVVAGCGVRPSAVISGAPAPAGPANGAVLYFLSGGQPVRVLRPLAQELPPASPVDLLAAGPDESERERDYTTEVPPGTAVLDQTPAPNGVTVTLSVGVAGLSARAVDQIVCTARDSLGGSAQITLRGEGSVRGPLSCPLPG; this is translated from the coding sequence ATGAGGAAGAACTGGCTTTCGGCACTCCTGATCGTTTCGGTGGTCGCGGGCTGCGGCGTCCGCCCCAGTGCCGTGATCTCCGGAGCACCCGCGCCGGCGGGTCCCGCGAACGGCGCGGTGCTCTACTTCCTGTCCGGCGGACAGCCGGTCCGCGTGTTACGCCCGCTGGCCCAGGAACTGCCTCCGGCGAGTCCCGTCGACCTGCTCGCCGCCGGGCCGGACGAGAGCGAGCGGGAACGGGACTACACCACCGAAGTCCCGCCCGGCACCGCGGTTCTGGACCAGACGCCCGCGCCGAACGGGGTCACGGTGACCCTGTCGGTCGGCGTCGCCGGGTTGTCGGCGCGAGCGGTCGACCAGATCGTGTGCACGGCCAGGGACTCTCTCGGCGGGAGCGCGCAGATCACCTTGCGGGGCGAAGGATCCGTCCGCGGACCGCTGTCTTGTCCCTTGCCCGGGTAG
- a CDS encoding ATP-binding protein — protein MKLGGLRTRLLLAFSLLVVITAATVAGGAYVQSRTVILQQAQDATARVLVDKATALFPLGPLPPGDGTLSRISGELSDRDLSSLVLYEDKSSGNEQMRALISPELRQRVRSGNVAWQRVDARGTPMLVVGTRFTVLLPGAQQRDSGIEAYVARSMAPEAKSIDELATRAWLIGGVALVFAIGLALLAARGVLRPVRELGDAARRLGKGDLRARISVRGSDELAGVARTFNETAEALERHVGELERMEADARRFVADVSHELRTPLAAMTAVADVLEQEASKLPGDAGRAAKMSIEETHNLTRLVNDLIEVSRFDAGAAALAREEVDVAEVVAASLRIRGWTGEVAGHLPSGIFAEWDPRRVDVIVANLVGNALRHGEKPVSLRLSEAGERITLEVSDHGPGLAPEVLPHVFDRFYKADSARARSGGSGLGLAIAWENARLHGGTLSAANGVDGGAVFTLRLPRLGETA, from the coding sequence GTGAAGCTCGGTGGCCTGCGCACCCGGCTGCTCCTGGCGTTCAGCCTGCTGGTCGTGATCACCGCGGCGACCGTCGCCGGCGGCGCCTACGTCCAGTCCCGCACCGTGATCCTCCAGCAGGCGCAGGACGCCACCGCCCGCGTCCTGGTCGACAAGGCCACCGCGCTGTTCCCGCTCGGCCCGCTGCCGCCGGGGGACGGGACGCTGAGCCGCATCAGCGGTGAGCTGTCCGACCGTGACCTGAGCTCCCTGGTCCTGTACGAGGACAAGTCGAGCGGGAACGAGCAGATGCGGGCGCTGATCTCACCCGAGCTTCGCCAGCGGGTCCGGTCGGGGAACGTCGCCTGGCAACGAGTCGACGCCCGCGGTACGCCGATGCTGGTGGTGGGCACCAGGTTCACCGTTCTGCTTCCCGGTGCGCAGCAACGGGATTCGGGCATCGAGGCCTACGTCGCGCGCAGCATGGCGCCGGAGGCGAAGAGCATCGACGAACTCGCCACCCGGGCCTGGCTGATCGGCGGGGTGGCGCTCGTCTTCGCGATCGGGCTGGCGTTGCTGGCCGCCCGCGGTGTCCTGCGGCCGGTGCGGGAGCTGGGCGACGCGGCGCGGCGGCTGGGAAAGGGGGATCTGCGGGCGCGGATCAGCGTCCGCGGCTCGGACGAGCTGGCCGGGGTGGCGCGCACCTTCAACGAAACGGCCGAAGCGTTGGAGCGGCACGTCGGCGAGCTGGAACGGATGGAGGCCGACGCGCGGCGGTTCGTCGCCGATGTCTCTCACGAACTGCGCACTCCGCTCGCCGCGATGACCGCGGTCGCGGACGTGCTGGAGCAGGAGGCGTCGAAGCTGCCCGGGGACGCCGGTCGCGCGGCGAAGATGAGCATCGAGGAGACGCACAACCTGACGCGGCTGGTGAACGACCTCATCGAGGTCTCCCGCTTCGACGCCGGGGCCGCCGCGCTGGCACGGGAGGAAGTCGACGTCGCCGAGGTGGTCGCGGCGAGTCTGCGCATCCGGGGGTGGACGGGAGAGGTGGCGGGGCACCTGCCGTCCGGGATCTTCGCCGAGTGGGATCCGAGGCGGGTGGACGTCATCGTGGCGAATCTGGTCGGGAACGCGTTGCGGCACGGCGAAAAGCCGGTCTCACTCCGGCTTTCCGAAGCAGGGGAGCGGATCACGCTGGAGGTCTCGGATCACGGTCCCGGGCTGGCGCCCGAGGTGCTCCCGCACGTGTTCGACCGGTTCTACAAGGCGGATTCGGCCAGGGCGAGATCCGGCGGCAGCGGGCTCGGGCTGGCGATCGCCTGGGAGAACGCCCGGCTGCACGGCGGCACCTTGAGCGCGGCCAACGGCGTCGACGGCGGCGCGGTGTTCACGCTGCGCCTGCCCCGGCTGGGAGAGACGGCATGA
- a CDS encoding response regulator transcription factor, with protein MDERIPSGAAIVVGMPRVLLIEDDQAVRDGLSMALGGRGHAVDAVATGEEGLARLASRPPDIVVLDLMLPGLDGFEVCRRIRAAGDLPIIMLTARNEDIDVVAGLAAGADDYVVKPARAQVLEARIRAVLRRSGQPAAAVPTPAEIERHGDLGIDRAALTVTKGDKPVALAPTELRLLLELSQVPGRVLSRQYLLESVWEHGYFGDSRVVDACVQRLRAKIEDDSSAPVYVQTVRGFGYRFGPL; from the coding sequence ATGGACGAGCGGATTCCGTCCGGCGCTGCGATAGTCGTCGGCATGCCCAGGGTGCTGCTCATCGAGGACGATCAAGCCGTGCGTGACGGGCTCAGCATGGCGCTGGGCGGCCGTGGCCACGCGGTCGACGCGGTGGCCACCGGCGAGGAAGGCCTCGCCCGGCTCGCGTCCCGGCCGCCGGACATCGTCGTACTGGACCTGATGCTGCCCGGACTGGACGGTTTCGAGGTCTGCCGCCGGATCCGGGCGGCGGGGGATCTGCCGATCATCATGCTCACCGCGCGCAACGAGGACATCGACGTGGTGGCCGGGCTCGCCGCCGGCGCGGACGACTACGTGGTCAAACCCGCCAGGGCACAGGTGCTGGAGGCACGGATCCGCGCGGTGCTGCGCCGCAGCGGGCAGCCCGCGGCGGCGGTGCCCACGCCGGCCGAGATCGAGCGGCACGGCGACCTCGGCATCGACCGTGCCGCGCTGACCGTGACCAAGGGGGACAAGCCCGTCGCCCTCGCCCCGACCGAACTGCGGCTCCTGCTCGAACTCTCCCAGGTGCCCGGCCGGGTGCTCAGCAGGCAGTACCTGTTGGAAAGCGTGTGGGAGCACGGCTACTTCGGCGACTCCCGGGTCGTCGACGCCTGTGTGCAGCGGCTGCGCGCGAAGATCGAGGACGACTCGTCCGCGCCGGTCTACGTGCAGACGGTTCGCGGATTCGGCTATCGTTTCGGGCCACTGTGA
- a CDS encoding D-alanyl-D-alanine carboxypeptidase — MKELVLAAITRVLAVLLLIPAWLRSPGHARRLACGWALSLRFPAEDLAGLTAGTLAAFTAARTEAFWRHRTLLGVTSGHRDAAEQHRLYLAEAGRKRVLPPQDSAHVSGTALDVRPREGAQWLEDHGARFALYRIYDNEWWHFEYRPGEAPPARLPHPGWREGVTR, encoded by the coding sequence ATGAAAGAACTCGTGCTCGCGGCGATCACCCGCGTCCTCGCGGTACTGCTGCTGATCCCGGCGTGGCTGCGATCCCCCGGCCACGCACGGCGGCTCGCCTGCGGTTGGGCGCTGTCACTGCGGTTCCCCGCCGAAGACCTCGCCGGGCTGACCGCCGGAACGCTCGCCGCGTTCACCGCCGCCCGGACCGAGGCGTTCTGGCGGCACCGCACGCTCCTCGGCGTCACCTCGGGACACCGGGACGCCGCCGAGCAGCATCGGCTGTACCTCGCGGAGGCCGGGCGGAAGCGTGTCCTGCCGCCGCAGGATTCCGCGCACGTCAGCGGTACCGCGCTGGACGTCCGGCCGCGCGAAGGCGCGCAGTGGCTGGAGGACCACGGCGCCCGCTTCGCGCTCTACCGGATCTACGACAACGAGTGGTGGCATTTCGAGTACCGGCCCGGCGAGGCTCCGCCCGCGCGGCTACCGCATCCTGGCTGGCGGGAAGGTGTCACCCGGTGA
- a CDS encoding saccharopine dehydrogenase family protein codes for MGTNDVAVFGAYGHTGRFVVAELRERGFGVLAVGRDEAKLRGLPWPDLDVRQASVDDPASLDRAFTGADAVINAAGPFADTAAPVIEAALRAGIPYLDVAAELEANIDTFARFGDRAAGATVIPAMAFFGGLGDLMVTAAMGDWTSADEAHVAYGLSSWHPTEGTRAAGRVSRERRDGKRIRFSGGRIERRDDALPELDWDFPAPLGTRAVLGEFTMADVVTVPSHLTIPEVTTYMTVNAAREVVTPETPAPPADGPSSQEFVVDVVVRAGGEERRIVARGQDIYAITAPLVVEAVQRVLDGRTKATGVVSAGEVFDAADFLAALAPRITVTG; via the coding sequence ATGGGGACCAACGACGTCGCGGTGTTCGGGGCTTACGGGCACACCGGGCGGTTCGTGGTGGCGGAGCTGCGCGAACGCGGATTCGGTGTGCTGGCCGTAGGACGCGACGAGGCGAAGCTGCGCGGCCTGCCTTGGCCCGATCTCGACGTCCGGCAGGCGTCGGTCGACGACCCGGCTTCGCTCGACCGCGCGTTCACCGGCGCGGACGCGGTGATCAACGCCGCCGGGCCCTTCGCCGACACCGCCGCTCCGGTGATCGAAGCGGCGCTGCGGGCGGGCATCCCGTACCTGGACGTGGCCGCGGAGCTCGAAGCGAACATCGACACCTTCGCGCGGTTCGGCGACCGGGCCGCAGGGGCGACGGTGATCCCGGCGATGGCGTTCTTCGGTGGCCTCGGCGACCTGATGGTCACCGCCGCTATGGGCGACTGGACGTCCGCCGACGAAGCCCACGTCGCGTACGGGCTGAGCAGCTGGCATCCGACGGAGGGGACTCGCGCGGCGGGCAGGGTCTCGCGGGAACGGCGGGACGGAAAGCGGATCCGCTTCTCCGGCGGCCGGATCGAACGCCGTGACGACGCGCTGCCGGAGCTGGACTGGGACTTCCCCGCACCGCTCGGGACCCGCGCCGTGCTCGGGGAGTTCACGATGGCCGACGTCGTCACCGTCCCGAGTCACCTCACCATTCCCGAAGTGACCACGTACATGACCGTGAACGCGGCCCGCGAGGTCGTGACGCCCGAGACGCCCGCGCCTCCCGCCGACGGCCCTTCCTCGCAGGAGTTCGTGGTCGACGTCGTGGTGCGGGCCGGCGGCGAAGAACGGCGGATCGTCGCGCGGGGACAGGACATCTACGCCATCACGGCCCCGCTGGTGGTGGAGGCCGTCCAGCGCGTGCTCGACGGCCGGACGAAGGCGACCGGGGTCGTCTCCGCGGGCGAGGTCTTCGACGCGGCCGACTTCCTGGCGGCGCTGGCGCCGCGGATCACCGTCACCGGGTGA
- a CDS encoding helix-turn-helix domain-containing protein, giving the protein MNTVALAATDGMLQFELSIAHEVFDTGLYEFGVYGAKPVKVGRFLLEPEHGLDELKYAGTVLVPGWADTDVDPPSELVEAVRAAHEAGARVASLCTGAFVLAAAGLLDGHRATTHWAHTDALAARFPLVEVDPDVLYVDNGSVLTSAGKAAAMDLCLHLVRSDHGSAVANTIARRLVVPPHRAGGQAQFVTAPVPDQDDHPLGGLLPWVTERLDRPLTVEDLARHANMSSRNLARHFRSATGTTPLRWLLTQRIRRAQELLERTDDSVDLIAEATGMGTAATLRRHFNRTVGVPPDSYRRTFRTNAAVP; this is encoded by the coding sequence ATGAATACGGTCGCTCTCGCCGCCACGGACGGGATGCTGCAGTTCGAGCTGTCCATCGCCCACGAGGTCTTCGACACGGGCCTGTACGAGTTCGGCGTCTACGGCGCGAAGCCGGTGAAGGTCGGCCGGTTCCTGCTCGAACCTGAGCACGGGCTCGACGAGCTGAAGTACGCCGGCACCGTCCTCGTGCCCGGCTGGGCCGACACCGACGTCGATCCGCCGTCGGAGCTGGTCGAGGCCGTGCGCGCCGCCCACGAAGCCGGTGCGCGGGTGGCTTCCCTGTGTACGGGCGCGTTCGTGCTGGCGGCCGCCGGTCTGCTCGACGGCCACCGGGCGACGACGCACTGGGCGCACACCGACGCCCTCGCCGCCCGGTTTCCCTTGGTGGAGGTCGATCCGGACGTCCTCTACGTGGACAACGGCAGCGTGCTCACCTCGGCGGGCAAGGCCGCCGCGATGGACCTCTGCCTGCATCTGGTCCGGTCCGACCACGGTTCGGCGGTCGCGAACACCATCGCCCGCCGCCTCGTCGTCCCGCCGCACCGCGCGGGCGGGCAGGCCCAGTTCGTCACCGCCCCGGTGCCCGACCAGGACGACCATCCGCTGGGCGGTCTGCTCCCCTGGGTCACCGAACGGCTCGACCGGCCGCTGACCGTCGAGGACCTCGCCCGGCACGCGAACATGAGTTCACGCAACCTTGCCCGGCACTTCCGGTCGGCGACCGGGACCACCCCGTTGCGCTGGCTGCTGACCCAGCGCATCCGCCGCGCGCAGGAACTCCTGGAACGCACCGACGACAGCGTCGACCTGATCGCCGAGGCCACCGGGATGGGTACCGCCGCCACGCTGCGGCGGCACTTCAACCGCACGGTCGGAGTGCCGCCGGACAGCTACCGCCGTACTTTCCGCACTAACGCAGCCGTGCCGTGA
- a CDS encoding SGNH/GDSL hydrolase family protein: protein MVKRMSVAVLAAVTLGLLVTPPGQAAGAARYVAMGSSFAAGPGIPPQQPGTPAACGRSTKNYASLVAGERGFALTDVTCSGATTANILTTGQAGQPPQIEAVTRETRLVTITIGGNDVGYVGSLFTYGCQNTGGANCGQVDQDAVRAALTTVHEKIGAVIAAVHQRAPRARVLVADYLTIVPRTAPACDGVPLTPEQLAFEREVADRLAAATRRAARAERATLIPAAAVSADHDACAAVPWMERYAAAPGRVPYHPNEAGMAAVADLITARLR from the coding sequence ATGGTCAAACGGATGTCCGTCGCGGTGCTCGCGGCGGTCACGCTCGGTCTCCTGGTCACGCCGCCCGGCCAAGCCGCCGGTGCCGCCCGCTACGTCGCCATGGGCAGTTCCTTCGCCGCAGGGCCGGGAATTCCGCCGCAGCAGCCCGGAACCCCGGCGGCGTGCGGACGTTCGACGAAGAATTACGCGAGTCTCGTGGCCGGGGAGCGCGGATTCGCCCTCACGGATGTCACGTGCAGCGGAGCGACGACGGCGAACATCCTCACCACCGGCCAGGCCGGGCAGCCGCCGCAGATCGAGGCCGTCACCCGGGAAACCCGGCTGGTGACCATCACCATCGGCGGTAACGACGTCGGCTACGTCGGGAGCCTGTTCACCTACGGCTGCCAGAACACCGGCGGCGCGAACTGCGGACAGGTCGACCAGGACGCCGTCCGTGCGGCGCTGACCACGGTGCACGAGAAGATCGGCGCCGTCATCGCGGCGGTCCATCAGCGCGCGCCGCGGGCGCGGGTGCTGGTGGCCGACTATCTGACGATCGTGCCGCGCACCGCGCCCGCCTGCGACGGCGTTCCGCTCACCCCGGAGCAGCTGGCCTTCGAACGTGAGGTCGCGGACCGGCTCGCGGCGGCGACCCGCCGGGCGGCCCGTGCCGAACGGGCCACCCTGATCCCGGCGGCCGCGGTCAGCGCGGACCACGACGCCTGTGCCGCCGTTCCGTGGATGGAGCGGTACGCGGCTGCGCCGGGACGCGTGCCTTACCACCCGAACGAGGCCGGGATGGCGGCCGTCGCGGACCTGATCACGGCACGGCTGCGTTAG
- a CDS encoding carboxyl transferase domain-containing protein: MTDPLRWAGYAASFARARERTGTDESVVWERAKIGDHETVVIRFEFGFLGGSVGTRTGALIEQALDEARSHRLPVVSLLSTGGTRMQEGVPALRQLQRIARGLVLLRQERLPHITVARHPTTGGVWASLGADADVVLAVPGAQVGFAGRRVRPERYADDPAYTAENQYAAGYVDELVAEEAIADRLEVWLSLLTGASQNRPADLPRALGALDPAPDGWQAVLRARSADRPRAGAYLDDYFDTRVTLRGGADDGVLCGLGSRGGRPIAFAAQTGTATTPGGFRSATRLLRLADRLGLPVLTLVDTPGADAGPAAETAGAGNAIAELFGTIAAAEVPITTLVIGEGGSGGALALCSADRIWLTPDACFSVIAPELAAGILKRDPEEIPALADALKPRPEDLLALGVIDGIAGPEPVTFLR; this comes from the coding sequence ATGACTGACCCGTTGCGCTGGGCGGGCTACGCCGCTTCCTTTGCCCGCGCCAGGGAACGCACGGGCACAGACGAGTCGGTGGTCTGGGAGCGCGCGAAGATCGGCGACCACGAGACCGTGGTGATCCGCTTCGAATTCGGCTTCCTCGGCGGCTCGGTCGGGACCAGGACCGGCGCGCTCATCGAGCAGGCGCTCGACGAGGCACGCTCGCACCGCCTGCCCGTCGTCTCGCTGCTGTCCACGGGCGGCACCCGGATGCAGGAAGGCGTTCCCGCGCTGCGGCAACTGCAGCGGATCGCGCGCGGCCTGGTGCTGCTGCGGCAAGAGCGGCTGCCGCACATCACCGTCGCGCGGCACCCCACCACCGGCGGAGTGTGGGCTTCACTCGGCGCCGACGCCGATGTCGTACTCGCCGTCCCAGGCGCTCAAGTGGGGTTCGCCGGACGCCGGGTGCGGCCGGAGCGATACGCCGACGACCCCGCGTACACGGCGGAAAACCAGTACGCGGCCGGATATGTCGACGAACTCGTGGCCGAGGAGGCGATCGCCGACCGGCTGGAGGTCTGGCTAAGTCTCCTGACCGGTGCTTCCCAGAACCGCCCGGCGGATCTGCCCCGCGCGCTCGGCGCCCTCGATCCCGCGCCGGACGGCTGGCAGGCCGTTCTCCGTGCCCGGTCGGCGGACCGGCCTCGCGCGGGCGCCTACCTCGACGACTACTTCGACACCCGCGTCACCCTCCGGGGCGGCGCCGACGACGGTGTCCTCTGTGGACTCGGAAGCAGGGGAGGGCGGCCGATCGCCTTCGCGGCGCAAACCGGGACCGCGACCACGCCCGGCGGTTTCCGGTCGGCGACCCGGCTGCTCCGCCTCGCCGACCGGCTGGGGCTGCCGGTGCTGACCCTCGTCGACACCCCGGGCGCGGACGCCGGTCCGGCCGCGGAGACGGCCGGGGCCGGGAACGCGATCGCCGAACTGTTCGGCACGATCGCGGCGGCGGAGGTGCCGATCACGACCCTGGTGATCGGGGAAGGAGGGTCGGGTGGCGCGCTCGCCCTCTGCTCGGCGGACCGGATCTGGCTCACCCCGGACGCCTGCTTCTCCGTCATCGCCCCGGAACTGGCGGCCGGGATCCTCAAACGGGACCCTGAAGAGATCCCCGCGCTCGCCGACGCGCTGAAGCCACGGCCCGAAGATCTGCTCGCCCTCGGTGTCATCGACGGCATCGCGGGACCGGAACCGGTCACCTTCCTGAGATAA